One genomic window of Sulfurovum lithotrophicum includes the following:
- a CDS encoding heme-binding domain-containing protein: MFKIILAWLFGALILIQAIQISIPKPEKVTPDEEIKAPAEIMKMLKTSCYDCHSYETKMPWYGNIAPLSWEVKSHIKEGREWLNFQTWDRYDDEKKQKLYKGIAKTINFSMPMPMYLSLHKEAKLSREQRRQIKEWAESNIKEDY, encoded by the coding sequence ATGTTCAAAATAATACTTGCCTGGCTCTTTGGTGCCCTCATCCTTATACAGGCCATCCAAATATCTATACCCAAACCCGAAAAGGTCACTCCAGATGAAGAGATCAAGGCACCTGCAGAGATCATGAAGATGCTGAAAACTTCCTGCTATGACTGCCACTCCTATGAAACAAAAATGCCATGGTACGGCAATATAGCGCCTCTCTCATGGGAAGTCAAGAGCCATATCAAAGAGGGACGTGAGTGGCTGAACTTTCAGACATGGGACCGTTACGATGATGAGAAGAAACAGAAACTCTACAAGGGTATTGCAAAGACCATAAACTTTTCTATGCCTATGCCAATGTATCTTAGCCTGCATAAAGAGGCCAAACTCAGCAGAGAACAAAGAAGACAGATAAAAGAATGGGCGGAAAGTAACATCAAAGAGGATTATTGA
- a CDS encoding class II SORL domain-containing protein — MPKINKYVDIDTVEGEAKKDLIDRHSPFITVEGDAKKGEMLAVNVKMGQEYTHPDDFDHYIESITLFDGDTKLAMATFVPGTLGNEKSHAEVTFNIRPMKSKLNLVAHGYCTKHGIWESTPVEVTVVD, encoded by the coding sequence ATGCCAAAAATCAATAAATATGTTGACATCGACACAGTAGAAGGAGAAGCAAAAAAAGACCTTATCGACAGACACTCACCGTTCATTACAGTAGAAGGTGACGCAAAAAAAGGTGAAATGCTTGCAGTAAACGTTAAAATGGGTCAGGAGTACACTCACCCTGACGATTTTGACCACTACATCGAGTCTATCACACTTTTCGACGGTGACACAAAGCTCGCAATGGCTACATTCGTACCCGGAACACTCGGTAACGAAAAATCACATGCTGAAGTCACATTCAACATCAGACCAATGAAAAGCAAACTTAACCTTGTTGCACACGGATACTGTACAAAACACGGTATCTGGGAATCTACTCCGGTTGAAGTAACTGTAGTAGACTAA
- a CDS encoding DUF6629 family protein has protein sequence MFSIILNFTLSGALFVVAILTFKKVSTPNEVVFASLPFLFALHQFTQGFVWLGMYGLIGPRPLELAEGIFVFYAQGLLQFLIPLSLWLIEPAGTRRKLIGVLMVIGGILTAYTLYGLAEEPTSVYVKNHILVYVNEWTDKIWVGFLYVLTTCGALLLSRSIAIQLFGLLNFLFLVLVYVFIPYGLTSVWCLYAAAISVLLYFYFVERRIAFLQVLKKKEVDFNSKLEKELNTLKHRYPNLREKWQRRFSVDR, from the coding sequence ATGTTTTCTATTATTTTGAATTTTACTCTTTCGGGGGCACTTTTTGTCGTAGCGATCCTGACTTTTAAGAAAGTCAGTACCCCCAATGAGGTGGTCTTTGCGAGCCTGCCGTTTCTTTTTGCCCTGCATCAGTTCACGCAGGGCTTCGTCTGGCTGGGGATGTACGGTCTTATCGGTCCCCGTCCTCTTGAACTCGCAGAGGGTATCTTCGTATTCTATGCTCAGGGACTGCTGCAGTTCCTCATTCCTTTGTCACTTTGGCTGATTGAACCGGCGGGAACACGCAGAAAACTCATAGGGGTGCTGATGGTCATCGGCGGTATCCTTACAGCGTATACACTCTACGGACTTGCCGAAGAACCTACCTCTGTTTATGTAAAAAATCATATACTGGTCTATGTCAATGAATGGACAGACAAAATCTGGGTAGGGTTCCTGTACGTTCTGACCACATGCGGTGCACTGCTTTTAAGCCGAAGTATCGCCATACAGCTTTTTGGTTTACTGAACTTTTTATTTCTAGTTCTTGTCTATGTTTTCATCCCATACGGTTTGACTTCTGTCTGGTGCCTCTATGCCGCTGCGATCAGTGTCCTGCTCTACTTCTATTTTGTAGAGCGCCGTATCGCTTTCCTGCAGGTACTAAAAAAGAAAGAGGTTGATTTCAACTCCAAGCTGGAAAAAGAGTTGAACACTTTGAAACACCGTTACCCAAACCTGAGAGAAAAATGGCAAAGACGTTTTAGTGTGGACAGATAA
- a CDS encoding CoB--CoM heterodisulfide reductase iron-sulfur subunit B family protein, producing the protein MSKLKYALFTGCTAKQSTPELLSSTLAVADKLGIEITILEEASCCGASHLQDFDEFLAHVLNARNICYAEKLGLTMITICNTCQLNSAMTKHALDTDPDLKARVNEKLAEVGLEYKGTSEIKHFLYCLIDEYGLENIKDKVEVPLSHLNIAPFYGCHNIRPSELHHTSNGGENPYNPTSLDQLIDALEGHPVNYDHKNKCCGFHVELQANHTSEILAGNAMVDAIDNNADIMVTPCPLCHLKMDTYQDDVGKVIGRDIELPVLHMPQMVALALGCTPKEIGLNYHVQKATHLTA; encoded by the coding sequence ATGAGCAAATTAAAATATGCACTATTTACAGGATGTACCGCAAAGCAGTCCACACCTGAACTACTGTCATCTACGCTTGCAGTAGCGGATAAACTGGGTATCGAAATCACCATTCTGGAAGAGGCTTCCTGCTGCGGCGCGAGCCATCTTCAGGACTTCGACGAATTCCTGGCACATGTACTGAATGCAAGGAACATCTGCTATGCAGAAAAGCTTGGTCTTACCATGATCACCATCTGTAACACCTGTCAGCTCAACTCTGCCATGACAAAACATGCGCTTGACACGGATCCGGATCTCAAAGCGAGGGTCAACGAGAAACTTGCAGAGGTAGGCTTGGAATACAAGGGTACTTCAGAGATCAAACACTTCCTCTACTGCCTCATCGACGAGTATGGTCTTGAAAACATCAAGGATAAGGTGGAGGTACCACTCAGCCATCTGAACATTGCGCCATTTTACGGATGTCACAACATCCGCCCGTCCGAACTGCACCACACGAGCAACGGCGGAGAGAACCCGTACAACCCTACCTCACTCGACCAGCTCATCGATGCGCTCGAGGGCCATCCGGTCAACTACGACCACAAGAACAAGTGCTGCGGTTTCCACGTAGAGCTTCAGGCGAACCATACCTCAGAAATACTTGCAGGTAATGCCATGGTAGATGCTATCGACAACAATGCTGATATCATGGTAACACCCTGCCCACTCTGCCATCTCAAGATGGATACCTACCAGGACGATGTAGGCAAGGTTATCGGACGCGATATAGAACTTCCCGTTCTTCACATGCCTCAAATGGTTGCGCTTGCACTCGGCTGTACACCAAAAGAAATCGGCCTGAACTACCACGTTCAGAAAGCCACGCACCTTACGGCATAA
- a CDS encoding diguanylate cyclase produces MIFLSRYFLLLITILNFAFPADIPEKVSVQLQWKHQFEFAGFYAAKEKGFYKEAGLDVDLIEFDGVSNIIDDVLNGDVTFGITYSTLIYRYLKGDPLVMLANFLKQSPLVLVTQKQYKLPSDLRGKKVMVSDTIINDAKLMMMFKKFDMNESDFISVLPTFNLQDFIDKKVDAVTVFVTNETFQLDKRGIAYNVLDPSAYGVRFYDLNLFTSQKELREHPQRVSAFRNATIKGWKYALKHKDEMIRLILAKYNTQHKDYASLKYEADQMENMILSKLYPVGSIDPKRVKEISQTFISLGMLSPSTPLDLDPFIYNTVPDDIGLSQEESSYLNTKNVITYCSDPDWLPLSAIVQGKHIGMDADYLSILSEKIGRPFHLVPTKNWNESLRFAKEGKCDILTLAMETPKRKEYLLFTNPILNIPLVLVTGIDKGFYTNLRELADKKIGITKGYAYEELFKKINPGIKLVGVESVTKGMQMVAKGQLFGFIDNLKSIGYLIQKEYVGTLKISAKFDQNLVLGYGVRKNQPQLRSILNKAITTLNEGKIQAIENRWTSVKIENGVNHTMLLMILLVVLLLILIFYYRFRKIHAEKNALETISNIDALTELFNRRKIDQLINSEVKRITTKGRFSLILIDIDNFKNINDSYGHDVGDIILKHISIILKNNVRKKDCVGRWGGEEFLIVCPDTGKQEAARFSERIRAAIENERFEKVLNVTASFGIAEYNRENIDDTPLIRRLDKALYQSKRAGKNRASVAS; encoded by the coding sequence ATGATATTTTTAAGCAGATATTTTCTGTTATTGATAACAATACTTAATTTTGCTTTTCCCGCTGATATTCCCGAGAAAGTTTCGGTCCAGCTTCAATGGAAGCACCAATTCGAGTTTGCCGGTTTCTATGCGGCCAAGGAGAAAGGGTTTTACAAAGAGGCAGGACTGGATGTTGATCTCATAGAATTTGATGGTGTATCAAATATTATAGATGATGTTCTCAACGGCGATGTAACATTCGGTATAACCTATTCTACTCTGATATACCGCTACCTCAAAGGCGATCCTCTTGTGATGCTCGCCAATTTTCTCAAGCAGTCTCCCCTTGTGCTTGTCACACAAAAACAGTACAAACTTCCAAGCGATCTTCGGGGCAAAAAAGTGATGGTCTCCGATACCATCATCAATGATGCCAAACTGATGATGATGTTTAAAAAATTCGATATGAATGAATCAGATTTTATCTCGGTACTTCCCACTTTCAATCTTCAGGACTTCATCGACAAAAAAGTGGACGCGGTAACGGTCTTCGTTACCAATGAAACCTTTCAGCTCGACAAAAGGGGCATTGCATACAATGTTCTCGACCCCAGCGCATACGGGGTCCGATTTTATGACCTGAATCTCTTTACCTCCCAGAAAGAGCTTAGAGAGCATCCTCAGCGTGTCTCGGCATTTAGAAATGCCACGATAAAGGGATGGAAATATGCGCTAAAACACAAAGACGAGATGATCAGGCTGATACTCGCTAAATACAATACACAGCACAAGGATTACGCTTCCTTGAAGTATGAGGCCGACCAGATGGAAAATATGATCCTGTCAAAACTCTATCCGGTCGGCAGTATCGATCCCAAGAGAGTCAAGGAGATTTCCCAAACATTCATTTCCCTTGGGATGCTATCTCCTTCGACCCCTTTGGACCTTGATCCGTTTATCTACAACACTGTTCCAGATGATATCGGTTTAAGTCAAGAAGAGTCGAGCTATCTCAATACAAAAAATGTTATTACCTACTGTTCCGATCCGGACTGGCTGCCACTGAGTGCCATTGTTCAAGGAAAACATATTGGTATGGATGCCGATTATCTTTCGATCCTTTCTGAAAAAATTGGAAGACCTTTCCATCTGGTTCCGACTAAAAACTGGAATGAATCGCTTCGTTTTGCCAAAGAAGGCAAGTGTGATATCCTTACTTTGGCCATGGAAACACCAAAGCGAAAAGAATACCTTCTTTTTACCAATCCGATACTGAATATTCCGCTGGTACTTGTAACTGGTATTGATAAAGGTTTCTATACGAACCTAAGGGAACTCGCCGACAAAAAGATCGGTATCACCAAAGGCTACGCCTATGAGGAACTTTTCAAAAAGATAAATCCGGGCATCAAGCTGGTCGGGGTTGAAAGTGTCACAAAAGGGATGCAAATGGTAGCCAAAGGACAACTTTTCGGTTTTATCGACAACCTTAAGAGTATCGGGTATCTTATACAAAAAGAGTATGTCGGTACCCTGAAGATATCTGCAAAATTTGATCAGAACCTTGTTCTGGGATACGGTGTACGCAAAAACCAGCCACAGTTACGATCCATACTCAATAAAGCAATAACAACACTCAACGAGGGAAAGATACAGGCTATCGAAAATCGATGGACAAGCGTCAAAATAGAAAATGGCGTAAATCATACAATGCTTCTGATGATCTTGCTTGTTGTATTGCTTCTCATTCTTATCTTCTATTATCGCTTTAGGAAAATCCATGCTGAAAAGAATGCACTTGAGACCATTTCAAACATAGACGCCCTTACAGAACTTTTCAACAGAAGAAAGATCGATCAGCTCATAAATAGCGAAGTAAAGCGCATCACTACCAAAGGCCGTTTCAGCCTTATCTTGATCGATATTGACAATTTTAAAAACATCAACGACAGCTATGGCCATGATGTGGGTGATATTATACTTAAACATATCTCGATAATATTGAAGAACAATGTCCGAAAAAAAGACTGTGTCGGACGATGGGGAGGCGAAGAGTTTCTCATCGTCTGTCCCGATACCGGTAAGCAAGAAGCTGCTAGATTTTCTGAACGTATCCGGGCAGCTATCGAGAACGAACGTTTCGAAAAGGTACTGAATGTAACTGCCAGTTTCGGTATCGCCGAGTACAACAGGGAAAACATCGACGATACTCCTCTTATCAGGAGACTAGACAAGGCTCTCTACCAGTCCAAAAGAGCAGGAAAGAACAGGGCAAGCGTGGCCTCCTAG